In the genome of Deinococcus multiflagellatus, the window TGCGCCGCACGTTCACGTTCACCGGAATGCGCCCGCCCGCCTGGTTAAAGGACAGCTGCGCCACGCCCGTCACCATGCCACGGGCAAATTCGGCCGCCGCCGCCTTGTTGGGGCTATAGGCGTTCATCACGATGCCCTGCACGCCCACGAAGGGGCTCCAGGGGTTCGGCGCGCCGGGAGGGGTGGGCAGCGCCGTGATGCCGTAGTTGATGCCCGCCTTCTTGATGTCGCCCATGTCCCAGGGTCCGGTGACGATCATGGCGGCGTCGCCCTTCAGGAAGGCGGCCTTGGCCTTGTCGCCGGTCATGCCTTCGGGCACCAGCTTGTACTTGAAGCGCAGGTCGTTCAGCAGGTTCAGGGCGCGGGCCGCCCCAGCGTTGGCCAGGCCGATGTCTTTGACATCCAGCGTGCCGCTGTTGTTCTTGAACACGTAGCCGCCATAGGCGCTGATCAGGCCGTACTGCATGTAGGCGTTGCTCAGGTCGGTCACGAAGCCGTATTTGCCGCCGCCCGTGTTCTTCTGGGCCACGCGGATGAAGTCGTTCCAGCTGGTGGGCGCGGTGGGCACCAGTTTCTTGTTGTACACCAGCGCCACCGACTCCGCGAACATGGGCAGGCCGTACAGCTTGCCCCGGTAGGTCAGGGCGGTGAGGGTGGTGCGGTC includes:
- a CDS encoding sugar ABC transporter substrate-binding protein; translation: MNRLLTLCLLALSTPASATTLTVWSHFTDTAEVAWLKAQTASYTRLSGNQVKIVNVPLDKLADQLIATAKKGKGPDLIVTLPQDRFGQLVTAGVLEPMDAYVARRGEFDRTTLTALTYRGKLYGLPMFAESVALVYNKKLVPTAPTSWNDFIRVAQKNTGGGKYGFVTDLSNAYMQYGLISAYGGYVFKNNSGTLDVKDIGLANAGAARALNLLNDLRFKYKLVPEGMTGDKAKAAFLKGDAAMIVTGPWDMGDIKKAGINYGITALPTPPGAPNPWSPFVGVQGIVMNAYSPNKAAAAEFARGMVTGVAQLSFNQAGGRIPVNVNVRRNLAANPIVNGFGRVITSGTPMPNVPEMGQVWTPWTEAITEGVKKPGANAAALLEKAVQTMKKNIK